From Toxorhynchites rutilus septentrionalis strain SRP chromosome 2, ASM2978413v1, whole genome shotgun sequence, a single genomic window includes:
- the LOC129768971 gene encoding uncharacterized protein LOC129768971 — protein sequence MEKNKNKTTTKNQFERIVLLLEQEPDIAKGFSRGNSGPFWDDLAAEVNSLGPPIRDGSGWKKVWADYKSGLKRKLAHNKREQRATGGGPNKIINLSELEEQAVLLTGLLATVEGIPGTSSHGTQLGSPSGEPQAADQENFIYYGTSDECDGINNTIHFQPSQPKKSRPSTTRLLELQVEQQNKFHTNVKSLLKNTNKNLSDLVHYQRQSARAILSVDATLKEHLSEQKRHNHEMEKIALEKSIATNP from the exons AT ggaaaaaaacaaaaacaaaacaaccactAAAAATCAGTTCGAGCGGATTGTGCTGCTTCTGGAGCAAGAGCCGGACATAGCAAAGGGTTTCTCCCGAGGAAATTCCGGACCCTTCTGGGATGATCTGGCGGCAGAAGTCAATAGTTTGGGACCGCCTATTCGCGATGGAAGTGGATGGAAAAAG GTTTGGGCGGACTATAAGTCCGGATTAAAGCGAAAACTCGCTCACAACAAACGGGAGCAGAGGGCGACAGGTGGAGGacccaataaaattatcaatttgtcCGAGCTGGAGGAGCAGGCAGTTCTACTAACTGGGTTACTTGCGACCGTGGAAGGAATCCCGGGTACCTCATCTCATGGAACACAGTTGGGTTCGCCTTCGGGTGAACCTCAAGCTGCAGACCaggaaaattttatatattatggTACTTCCGACGAGTGTGACGGTATCAATAATACCATTCACTTCCAGCCCTCTCAGCCGAAAAAATCCAGACCTTCTACCACGAGGCTATTAGAGCTGCAAGTCgagcaacaaaacaaatttcacaCCAATGTGAAATCCCtgttaaaaaacacaaacaagaaTTTGAGTGATCTGGTTCATTATCAGCGCCAATCAGCTCGAGCGATTCTTTCCGTGGATGCCACACTCAAAGAACATCTGAGTGAACAAAAACGACATAACCACGAGATGGAGAAGATCGCGCTGGAGAAATCAATAGCGACAAATCCTTGA